One Elusimicrobiota bacterium DNA segment encodes these proteins:
- a CDS encoding nucleotidyl transferase AbiEii/AbiGii toxin family protein has translation MRPSTPNLDMLAVVAKGLRGLEESVAFVGGAVIDLYLSDPGAPQARPTADVDCVVELASRTRYHDIEAELRRLGFKHSTETGSPLCRWEYRGVLVDVMPPHQRILGFANRWYPDGLAHAENAILPDGQQIRVFSAPHLLASKLEAFRHRGKGDYLASRDIEDIVALLDGCREFAERFQRAPAELRSYLAEQFRTLLGQEGFVESVPGHVRDVGHSQVRAQRVLALLEKLSQEPQGR, from the coding sequence ATGCGGCCTAGCACGCCGAACCTCGACATGCTGGCCGTCGTAGCCAAGGGGCTGCGGGGCCTTGAGGAGTCGGTGGCTTTCGTCGGCGGAGCGGTCATCGATCTCTATCTCTCCGACCCCGGAGCGCCGCAGGCGCGTCCGACGGCGGACGTCGATTGCGTCGTGGAACTGGCGAGCCGGACCCGATACCACGACATCGAGGCGGAACTGCGCCGCCTGGGCTTCAAGCATTCCACGGAGACCGGCAGCCCGCTCTGCCGATGGGAATACCGGGGGGTGCTTGTGGACGTGATGCCTCCTCACCAGCGCATCCTCGGCTTCGCCAATCGTTGGTACCCGGACGGCCTGGCCCATGCCGAGAACGCGATCTTGCCTGACGGCCAGCAGATCCGAGTCTTCTCGGCCCCGCACCTTTTGGCATCCAAGCTCGAGGCCTTCCGGCATCGCGGCAAAGGGGATTATCTGGCCAGCCGCGACATCGAGGACATCGTCGCCCTCCTGGACGGCTGCCGAGAATTCGCGGAGAGATTCCAGCGCGCTCCCGCGGAGCTCAGATCATACCTGGCAGAGCAGTTCAGGACGCTTCTGGGACAGGAGGGGTTCGTGGAGAGCGTCCCCGGACATGTCCGGGATGTCGGCCATTCGCAGGTCAGGGCGCAGCGCGTCCTCGCCCTGCTCGAAAAGCTTTCCCAGGAGCCGCAAGGTCGCTAG
- a CDS encoding winged helix-turn-helix transcriptional regulator — MTSAQTGTQKGTQKGTQKSSQKATQEVRVKTREKVREKTREKILRAIQEKPGITTTELAHEIGLTQKAIEWNIKRLKEGGVLKRIGSDRGGRWEIPLPRPWRLRRRPLSPS; from the coding sequence ATGACCTCCGCGCAGACGGGTACCCAGAAAGGTACCCAGAAAGGTACCCAGAAAAGTTCCCAGAAGGCGACCCAGGAAGTTAGGGTGAAAACTAGGGAGAAAGTTAGGGAGAAAACTAGGGAGAAAATCCTGCGCGCCATACAAGAAAAGCCTGGCATCACGACCACGGAACTGGCCCATGAGATCGGCCTCACACAGAAGGCTATTGAGTGGAACATCAAGAGACTAAAGGAAGGGGGAGTCCTGAAAAGGATCGGGTCCGACAGGGGCGGTCGATGGGAAATCCCGCTGCCCAGGCCTTGGCGGCTGCGCCGCAGGCCGCTCAGCCCGAGCTGA
- a CDS encoding cation diffusion facilitator family transporter: MDSRERTRIDAKKRLLGLSLLFGSVGLMGGSAAAFLANSLSLYADLVRHAVDTLATLISWLALSRLKKHGHRFDFGIGKVESLLGILVAAGLLASVYAIFGEALARLHSPRPLGGIACGLAVNIVGIFGNGYMWRKLWRNDRDNPSPVIEAKWKSHRISTLTCAGLIVPLLAGKFLAGQPGALYVDPAVSLGFAAYILWTVYEIAARALGDLSDRTLDEALQLVIMRELARFYAEYEQVHGIRSRRSGGGVYIELYLEFDPERRVGEVDQVMDRMRESLQSHIRHSRVTVVPARCKPA; encoded by the coding sequence GTGGACTCCAGAGAAAGAACGCGGATAGACGCCAAGAAACGACTGCTGGGCCTGAGCCTGCTGTTCGGCAGCGTGGGGTTGATGGGCGGGTCGGCGGCCGCCTTCCTCGCCAACTCCCTATCCCTCTACGCCGACCTGGTCAGGCACGCCGTAGACACCCTGGCGACGCTCATCTCCTGGCTGGCGCTGTCCCGCCTGAAGAAACACGGCCACAGATTCGACTTCGGCATCGGCAAGGTGGAGAGCCTGTTGGGCATCCTGGTGGCCGCCGGCCTGCTCGCCTCCGTCTATGCCATCTTCGGCGAGGCCCTGGCCCGTCTGCATTCCCCCCGTCCGCTCGGAGGCATCGCCTGCGGGCTGGCCGTCAACATCGTGGGGATCTTCGGCAACGGCTACATGTGGCGCAAGCTTTGGCGCAACGACCGCGACAATCCCTCGCCGGTGATCGAGGCGAAATGGAAGTCGCATCGCATATCCACGCTGACTTGCGCGGGACTCATCGTGCCCCTTCTGGCCGGCAAGTTCCTGGCCGGCCAGCCGGGGGCCCTCTATGTCGACCCGGCCGTCTCCCTCGGATTCGCGGCCTATATCCTCTGGACGGTCTACGAGATCGCGGCGCGGGCCCTGGGCGACCTCAGCGACCGCACGCTCGACGAGGCCCTGCAGCTGGTCATCATGCGCGAGCTGGCCCGTTTCTACGCCGAGTATGAGCAGGTCCACGGCATCCGGTCCCGGCGCTCGGGCGGCGGGGTCTATATCGAGCTGTACCTTGAGTTCGACCCGGAGCGGCGCGTGGGCGAGGTGGATCAAGTGATGGACCGCATGCGCGAGAGCCTGCAATCCCATATCCGGCACAGCCGGGTGACGGTGGTGCCGGCGCGGTGCAAGCCGGCTTGA